Proteins encoded by one window of Macadamia integrifolia cultivar HAES 741 unplaced genomic scaffold, SCU_Mint_v3 scaffold2971, whole genome shotgun sequence:
- the LOC122067549 gene encoding LEAF RUST 10 DISEASE-RESISTANCE LOCUS RECEPTOR-LIKE PROTEIN KINASE-like 2.1, which produces MRSIGGKEVGCISSLVVHVVTIMVLVLAIFEAVGAKNCSSYCGDIHNITYPFRLKGDPSDCGDPYCELTCESNQTTTLLINSQKYVVKEIYYEGMGVRVVHYDIENDNYCPSPPPILTPNDLMLSTPTVWDSNDFELWYFGGIVFVNCSAPVEDNFRYIPSNGPCPSNNRSNINNNSSSWHIYSVSSFWFGYESVYLGPPSAWDLQKNCNVIATFSVTFLDQTFSRENFSRHGLNHSYIQSILKTGFYLSWRDPLCQQCRDKGIRCPMSFIDECEDEQMLNWEPYCKNRFGSLHCVVYTFRQVMKNNVLWGLKHYFYETHQGRILASYILGGREFIGILCVCAFLFPKFRRRHYWMDTTVEEFLSNYKTQTPTRYSYSQIKKMTNKFTEKLGEGGFGSVFKGKLISGGLVAIKMLGKSKANGQDFINEVATIGRIHHVNVVRLIGFCSEGSKRALIYEFMPNGSLDKYIYSEEGVENFLSWEKIYEIALGIARGIEYLHRGCDIQILHFDLKPHNILLDANFQPKIADFGLAKFYPTNENTVSVTRAVRGTIGYIAPELFYPNIGGVSYKSDVYSFGMMLMEMAGRRKNLNAVVEQTSQIYFPSWVYNRLEQGEDMELKYNTEDEKEIAKKLIVVALWCIQLKPVDRPSMTKVMEMLEGTQELLEMPPKPFLATELQSVPNEVDPATTSMNTMEISIAPR; this is translated from the exons ATGAGATCAATAGGTGGAAAGGAAGTGGGTTGCATATCCAGCTTGGTTGTACATGTAGTGACTATAATGGTTCTTGTTCTTGCAATCTTTGAGGCTGTGGGAGCAAAAAATTGTTCTTCATACTGTGGAGATATCCATAACATCACCTACCCTTTTCGATTAAAAGGCGACCCTAGTGATTGCGGTGATCCGTACTGTGAACTCACTTGCGAGAGCAATCAAACAACCACCTTGTTGATAAACTCCCAGAAATACGTCGTCAAGGAAATCTATTACGAGGGTATGGGAGTTCGAGTCGTCCATTATGATATAGAGAATGACAACTACTGCCCCTCTCCACCGCCTATCCTCACCCCAAACGACCTCATGCTTTCCACTCCAACCGTCTGGGATTCGAATGATTTTGAGCTTTGGTATTTTGGCGGTATTGTTTTCGTGAATTGTTCAGCTCCGGTGGAAGACAATTTTAGGTACATACCCTCTAATGGGCCTTGCCCTTCCAACAACAGAAgcaatattaataataatagttCTTCTTGGCATATATACTCTGTTTCTTCCTTCTGGTTTGGATATGAATCTGTATACTTAGGACCCCCGTCTGCTTGGGATCTCCAAAAGAACTGCAACGTCATTGCTACattttcagtgacatttttgGATCAAACATTTTCTAGAGAAAATTTCAGTCGTCATGGTCTGAATCATTCTTACATTCAATCCATTCTAAAGACGGGCTTTTATCTATCATGGCGTGATCCCTTATGCCAACAGTGCCGGGATAAAGGGATCCGCTGTCCGATGTCTTTTATTGACGAATGTGAAGATGAACAAATGTTGAATTGGGAACCTTACTGCAAGAACAGATTTGGATCTCTTCACT GTGTCGTTTACACCTTTCGTCAAGTAATGAAGAACAATGTTCTGTGGGGTTTAAAGCACTACTTCTACG AAACTCATCAAGGAAGGATACTTG CATCTTACATTTTAGGAGGAAGGGAGTTCATTGGCATTTTATGTGTTTGTGCAtttttgttcccaaaatttagaagaagACACTATTGGATGGATACTACAGTTGAAGAGTTCTTAAGCAATTACAAGACTCAAACCCCAACAAGGTACTCTTACTCCCAAATCAAGAAAATGACTAACAAATTTACAGAAAAATTAGGGGAAGGAGGCTTTGGTTCAGTGTTCAAAGGAAAGCTCATAAGTGGAGGTCTAGTTGCAATAAAGATGCTTGGAAAATCCAAAGCAAATGGGCAAGATTTCATCAATGAAGTTGCTACTATTGGAAGAATTCATCACGTGAATGTTGTCCGACTTATTGGGTTTTGCTCCGAGGGATCAAAAAGAGCTCTTATCTATGAATTTATGCCCAATGGGTCTTTGGATAAGTATATATATTCAGAAGAAGGCGTTGAAAATTTTTTAAGTTGGGAAAAGATATATGAGATTGCGTTAGGGATAGCTCGCGGGATTGAATATTTGCATCGAGGTTGTGATATACAGATTCTTCACTTTGACCTCAAGCCTCATAACATTCTTCTTGATGCGAATTTTCAACCTAAAATTGCAGATTTTGGTCTTGCAAAATTCTACCCAACAAATGAAAATACAGTGTCAGTCACTCGCGCTGTTAGAGGAACCATAGGGTACATTGCCCCCGAACTATTTTACCCTAACATTGGAGGCGTGTCATACAAATCTGATGTTTATAGTTTTGGAATGATGCTGATGGAAATGGCTGGCAGAAGGAAAAATTTGAATGCAGTTGTAGAGCAAACAAGCCAGATTTACTTTCCATCATGGGTTTACAACAGGCTTGAACAGGGGGAAGACATGGAATTGAAATATAACACAGAAGATGAAAAGGAAATAGCAAAGAAGTTGATAGTAGTGGCATTATGGTGCATTCAACTAAAGCCTGTGGATCGTCCTTCTATGACCAAAGTAATGGAGATGCTAGAAGGGACTCAGGAACTGTTAGAAATGCCACCCAAGCCTTTCTTAGCTACTGAACTACAATCAGTTCCTAATGAAGTTGAtccagcaacaacaagcatgaACACAATGGAGATCTCAATCGCTCCCAGATGA